Below is a genomic region from Populus trichocarpa isolate Nisqually-1 chromosome 15, P.trichocarpa_v4.1, whole genome shotgun sequence.
ctacaggattgactttcatggatattgcccccatgctaaatatcaatgagctagaagacatttgccttggacaataagtgggtgacttgtggagcattaagatgCGACTGCTAAGAATGAGCAGTGGGCATGCGCAGGTTTCGGGAACAAGTtaactcttgtcaaggtggtgagctcagaaatggcattgtaatactcagagtatgaagacagatatgaatcaacctttaatgggttgccctcatggttaaaggtggagagctacctggactcttaagactaagagcgggagactcacggagaagtaaggcgtggttcctagggtggaataGAGAGCAGACGCAACtccgggatgagtagactcttggaagagtagTAAGCTCATGAccatattgagatactcagataataATTGTCGcacttaaaaatagaaatttccgtttgagggggtgttgtaagccttgatgTGAGACCTTAAAAAATCATTCCGGACATaacatggttgatacgctcgaaggggaatgttttCCCAGAGACAAGtgttaacactcttcagatgtgatgTGACTGATCATCTAATTGAAGTGATCATTTAATGTGAGCAAGGGTGTGCTTTAATGACTCTGGTGAGTGAAAGGTATGGCAAGTACCTGTAAACTTAGCCGaagacgctctcagaatggtaagcttaGAAGAGCTGCAAGATATAAGCATGTGCTGAAGAGCAAGAGGACAATTACCCACACAATTGCTAATGATAGAGGAAGAATCAACACAGCTATCAAAAATATGAGATGGAGGACACGGCATTGAGCTGtcaacaaagtgaaaaacaccttgaccaaggagatatggcttcatctgcattctcCAATAGAGATAATTTGTATTCGTAAGTTTTAGTGAAACAACTTGGTGAGTGTTCGCTAAAAGAACAATAGTTGTAGTGTGGGTTCCCATGAGAGGTAAAGGAACGGTAGGGACTTGGGAGGAAGAATCAGAGACAAGCTTTGCAAGTGGAGGTTGCTGTGGGGAAGAAAAGGCACCAGCGGCAGCAACTTGGGGATGGTTGGCCGGCTGTGCTGCACCACCTATGGAGAGGGAGAAGTCGGCGGCAGCTGTAGAATCCATGTAGAGAAAGTAAAGAGAGGGCCGGCTGCAAAGGGAGGAAAGGAGAAAAGAATTTTGACGGCagaaagctctgataccaagatgagaataattgggaggtttaacctaatggttagccaaccctttctatatatatatgtagggcaatatacaatagtaatggtggaggTTACTACACAAGaatatatctataatatttcctatatacaatatttcctatataagtACATTCTATAATACAATTAAATGAGAGCAGATTAGAGAGGTGAAATCCTGATATGTTATTGCGATTTTTTATGTAATCTTGACACATACTATAAGAGATTTTCAGGCTCTTGGGCACATTTCTTTCTGGTGATCAGCAGATCAATGTTTGACGTTCAAATCCCAATAACtttggttaatatatatatatagcttagaACCATCAGCCATGATGTAGAACAAGTAGCGGAAGCATACATGCTCAAGAGGGATCACCCGAAATTCAAAGGCAACTGAATTTCAGCAGCCGGGTTGACTTATTCATTTACTGTTTTCTGCTGCGTCAAGCCATGTATTGAATTTCAGGAGGTCGCAGTTCATCAGTCTACAGATTACCAAGAATTCTTACGTATACGAGCTCAAAGCTTATTCAACTAAAATGAGGTTTCCTGGCAACAcaaaagtgaagaagaagaagaagaaaaagaagaagactagaCATTTTGGTTGTTTCCTTGTAGCTACGTACCCAAGATACGTCGTAGCAGTGTATTTTTCCACGATGGTGCTAAAGAGACAATGAATTAGCATGTGTGGCACCATAAatagcatttttttaatcaaaagatGGATCATACGCTATGcaggagttttttttataaaaaataaataaatattcttttagttatttttatttagtttaaagattttatatttttttctattcaaaattATTAGATTTATCTAAGAAATTGTTATATAACCTGAGTCAATGCGGAATCAAACAGAAACAGCGTGTACGCGTTGACCCCTCAACTAGTttcaataagaaataaaagggagaggaaataaaatgttttcacaagaattaattaacaatataatagTATATGCAAACCCTCACGTTTTTTTCATAaccattatataatttatattttatgcttCTTATAAACCCATCCCGGGCTAGATGAGAACTGACAGAAGCTGTGTGTATGCGTCATGCTTGCTTACGTACACTCCTGACGGATCACGATTTATTGgtctccaaaataaaatataaattaataaagctCGAGCTCATTTTTAACTCTTGTTAAAAAATCATGGATTTAGACGCGTCATAGATCCAACCACTCTTGGACTCGGTCTTAAGATTgactttatttcttatttttaaataacttggaTTTTCCGGATATCATTAACTCGTAATTGTAATGTCAagttggaaagaaaaataaaaatcataaaatgcaAAAGCTGAAAACCAAATGCATGGAAATTAAGAAATAGACTACATATGGTCGAATCTTTGAGGTGCTAAGGTGTTAGCTTAGGTGGTAATTCATAAGTGTGTATGCTTCATATGTATTAACATGTTGagtttgaagtttgaatctgaaatatatatatatatatatatatatatatatatatatatatatatataaacacacacacaaatactaaaagatattttttatatataattgtccAATAcaccattaaattttatatttgtttttataatcattaattttatcataaaaacatGGTTATTTAGGCAATATATagtcataaaaagaaaatgagaaaacttATATTGagatatgaaaaagaaaaacggacaaaacaaatcaaaatattagtaAATTCTATATTGATTTGTCTAAAATTTAATGTCATCTATATTGATTATAAGATCAAATCTCGAATATACAAATTGGTGGGACTTTAACTAGTAAGAGAGACAGTGAAGGATCAAGCTAAAACAAGAACCAAGATCTCTTGGAAGATAATATTATTCGGAACTAGTCATATATTCCAAGTTGTGCATAAAGATAAAAGATTTCATGctctttttcaaaaatttccAGTAAGACAtcattaaatttgaataatCTTCAACTATACATatgccaaaatgaaaaaaaaaattatttggattcatcaacattaacaaaactaaaattaatgatttaggtttTGTGTAAAACATCTAGGGTGTATTTGATTTAATGGTTGTGATTAAGGTTGAGATTGAATAGAACCTAATTATACacaaaacttaattataaaaattaatttttcttgttttttctaacTATTTTAGTGACACTATACACAAAACCCAACCTCAACCACAAAAATAACCATATCCTAAGTTGACAATAGTTGTTAATAGTGTCGGtgttcacacacacactaacaTCACCAGCTTGATTGGCGAGGAATATGGCGAAGCACATGGAGGATGAACAGCTTGTCATGAAGGCCATTCACACATACATGATGGCGCCGAGGTGCTGAGCACGGGAGGGGAAGAATGCTGCTATATAAACTGAGGAGTAGCTATGGGCACAAGTATGTGTAGAGTATCTTCCATAACATACATTTTCCTAGCCAGGTATAATTAAGGTGCTTCATAAGTCACTTATTGTGAGGTCTAGATTTCAAATAATGAGTCACCACAATACCTACCAACCTCAAGGTAAAGTTATTTTTCCATAATTAAGTTACTAGTCTATCTTTTACATGATTAATTTATCAAGTTCATCGATTAAGGATGGGTTGCTAATGATCTTTTAGGAGCATATCCACCACCGAGCCATCAGGcgcatcctcctcctcctccaccaccacaatATTCCTATCCACCACCAGTTCAAGGGTATCATCAAGGTCCTTATGTTGAACCACCTGCAGCTAGTCACCCTACGAATAACGGTGCTCAACAGCCACCACCTcctgaaaaaaagaagcataaatGGTAGTAATTCAGCATTTCATAACTCTCCTAATTGTGGATCTAAATGAATATTGTGCGCACACACGAGCAtacgcgcatatatatatatatatatatatatatatatatatatatatatatattaaatactaCATGCATAtatatctgatttttttattctttttttttttttacacagtTGGCGTCGTTGTCTGTGTTGTTGTCTGTATTGTTGCTGCCACTGCCTCTCCggtatttgattttgatgagtGTGAGTCATCATTACTCAATCACATCTCTGGGAATTCTTGTGGAAAATTGAcctaatttgttttgtatccATTTAtgtaatatattatctttttcatgtaatgtgaattttaattatttcaattaaatatgcAACAATAATggtgtttttctttcaaattaatcTGGACTTTATATTATTACATgtgaattttatgttattatcatttttattttttttgtcaaatgcgttatatatgtataattaaaAATGGTATAAAGATGTTAACATTAATTCCAAGACAATATAAATTACACCTCAGAATTTACaccaatataaataaatggttACACACAGTAAGAGATTTCAGGAGAGAATTTCATGAGAAGGGATTGTAAAAGAGaattagatagaaaaaaaatcacagagaCATGAAAATACTCTCTTATCCACCATCATGCCCggaccaaaagaaaaggaacacaATAAAGTTTCTCCAACCTCCCAAAAACACACCAAAACCCGTAACAAGCAAAGGTGAATCAACATAATTAACCCTTCTCTCCCAACCTCCATTCCTCCATGGAAGCAGCATGCATCCATCACTACTGGAGCTTGTTTGGAATTGTAGAAGTGATGataattcaaagtgttttttgcttaaaaatacatcaaaattattttttaaaaatcattacatcagcatatcaaaacaatctgaaaacattaaaaaaatttattttaaaaaaaatcaaaatttttgaaaacgcAATTTGCATAGCATTCTCAAACACACCTAACGCAGTTCCACACCGCTAGAAGATGTATCTCAAAACTCAATCTAACATCGGACCGTTGGTAGTGTTTCTGATACGTggtacacctttttttttaaaatagttttacattatttttatatttttaaattattttgatatattgatattaaaaataaaatttataaaataaaaaatatatatatattattttaatatattttcaatcaaaaaaaattttaaaatataaattttactacaatctcaaacacactTCACTTCACAAATATTCAAGGTAATggatgttaagaaatatatttatcttattttatttattaaaagtaaaataatatttttagtttagcgtatatataatatttatatatttaggtTAAAACATACACTTAGAATAAACAGATTAATGAGaattctagctttttttttttatgtttgtattttttgtgttaatttgaaTTGCTTTAACATGACACACCTCAAAATTTGTCATGAATCTttgacatatattaaaaaaaaatgattcataaCTGAgttgatgttaaataataataacacaaGTTAAGAATCTTGTTGAGAATATAtggagattttaatatataaattggtcaagtatatttttgttgttgtcgttgttgattcttgttttcttttgattattgattttttaaaattaaattttctagtaatataaataattgattgtgtatttgcatttatttatttatcaaaataaacatattaattcataataatatatttaaactcaaaaataaaaagaaatatgatgttaaatactataaaatacatatttaattagaaattctcattgcattgatttattttaatttcattaacttaattttatttaaattaattaaaatttaaagagattttataaacttgattGTAGCAATGTGCAAGTACAATGtccaattttatcaaataaatcatcTTAGATTGGAACTTGTTTatctaatctaaaaatatatctattaaatttttCACGCGGTCCAaattcaatacatcaaaacctCCTGCATGGAAATCTCAAATGTGATGCTATGCAATCtttgggattttttatttttttaattttaaaggttgAGCTATTTCTTAGTAGTGGGttaatttctttgagatttgtttatttattttgaagggTTGCGACTAGGTGTTATTGCAATTAAATTAGAGGAGATTAGAGAGGTGTTAGCTTaggcatagtttttaaacccggtccGGTCCAAGGTCTGGGTTCctggttttgaccgggtcgcccgggtctatttttttaaatcaaaacgacatcgttttagtaaaataaaaaaaaagtcaaagggTTGCAACTGGATTTTTGATCGAGTCTTGTCAGGTCAGCCGGGTCGCCGGGTCGCCCAGGGGTTTGtttttccctattttttcttaaactcgaCCCGGTTCCAGCCTCAAGTTAGCCGGTTCCCAggtcaacccgccgggccggggTTCAAAACTATGAGCTTAGGTGGTAATTGATAACTGTATATGCTTCATATATATTAACATGTTGAGTttgaatctgaaaaaaaaaaaaacactaaaagttaattttttttatatgtttttccaagacaccaatattaaattttattttatttttaattgtcgAAGACACCATTAACTAAGTGTATAtgcttagttaattttatttttttataagtgtcCAAGACACCAAAATTTAATGTCATTTGCATTGATTAGAAGATCATATCTCGAATATGTGGACCGGTGATTATAAGACTCCAACCAGTAAAAGAGACAGTGAAGGATCAAGCTAAAGTAGAAACCAAGATCTGCAGTACCTTCTTGGAAGATAATATTATTCCGAACTAGTCATATATTTCAGGTCgtgcagaaaaataaaagatttcatgttttttttaaaaaaatttctagtaagacaccattaaaattgaataatctCCAACTATACATATgccaaaatgaattaaaaattttctttgcattcatcaacattaacaaaactaaaattaatgacTTAGGTTTTGCGTAAAACATCTAGAAATCTTAGGATGTGTTTATTTTAATGGTTGTAGTTGATGTTAAGATTGGGTACAACCAATTATATACCAAACTCAATCataaaaactgatttttcttactttttctaacttttttagCGGCTCCATGCACAAAACACAACACAACCACAGAAATAAAGATATCATGAGTACAATAATTGTTAATAGTGtttcacacacacacgcacTAACATCACCTGCTTGATTGGCCAGGAATATGGTGACCCACATGGAGGATGAACAGCTTGTCATGATCGAAGGGCATTCACACATACATGATGCCGAGGTGCTGAACATGGAGGGGAAGGATGCTGCTATATAAACTGATCAAGAGTAGGGAGCAAAAATATGTAGAGTATCTTCAACGCTATCCATAACATACATTTTCCTAGCTAGCTAGGTATAAGTTACTTACTGTGAGGTCTATATTTCAAATAATGAGTCACCACAATACCTACCAATCTCAAGGTAAAGTTATTTTTCCATAATTAAGTTACTAGTCTTTTACATGATTAATTTATCAAGTTCATCGATTAAGGATGGGTTGCTAATGATCTTTCAGAAGCATATCCACCACCGAGCCAGCAGGCACCACCACAATATTCCGATCCACCACCGAGCCAGCAGGCGCATCCTCCTCAAGGGTATCATCAAGGTCCGTACGTTGCACCACCTGCAGCTGAAAAAAAGAGGCATAAATGGTAGTAATTCAACATTTCATAATTACTCTTCTAATTGTGGATCTAAATGAATATTGTGCGTACACACATGAGCATGCAcgcatacatacatatacatatatatacatacatgtatCATGTGTAtctgatttttttgttctttttttttacacagtTGGCGTTGTTGTTGTGTGTATAGTTGCTGCAAGCGCCTCTACTGTTGGCGTTGTTGTCTGGATTGTTGCTGCGAGTGCTGCTCCagtatttgattttgatgagcGTGATTCATCATTACTCAAATCACATCTCTGGGAATCCTTGTGGGAAATTGACCTAATTTGTTTGGTATCCATTTAtgtaatatattatctttttcatGTAATGTgacttttaattatttcaattaaatatgcAACAATAATggtgtttttctttcaaattaatcTGTACTTTATATTAGTACCtatgaattttatgtttttgtcagTTGCGTTATATCAATATGTATAATTAAAAATGGTATAAAGATGTTAACATTAATTCCAAGACAATATAAATGATTATCAAGAGTGTTTCAgcctatttttaaaaattatttcagaaaaaaagcaaaacaaaaaaaacctaaataataTACTCTAATAAGACCTACAACTACTAGCCCGAGAAGCCATGATACTGTACCCAGACCTTGACAtctattagagaataatataaatcatatcttaggatctcacctaaaaatttaagctattgggttgagatgattatttgatatggtatcagagccttgatgaccaagcggtcacgagtttgaatctcatcatttttatttatttgataaaaaattaagcacaaggtaatatgggtatgtacaagtttcaagcccaaagtgttttcatttaaaaaaaatatattagaaaataatataaattatattttaaaatctcaactaacagtttaagcttatgttaagataattttttcataatatcaACTCTAGAAAGCATCAATAATCTTCATGTCCAAGTGACAGCTCATTTTTCCATAGAAAGATGTAGTAGCAGCAAGGAAATAACAAACACAGTCTGGTCCAGGTATGATTCTGCTCCCTCTCTGtatttttaaatgcttttcGTTTTGATGTTTAATGATTGTTATAACACAATGAAATCATGGAATGGATGGTGGGGGCAGTAATTATTTACCCGTACacctccttttattttggtcggacttttttttcttgcctggAAAGACTACAAacgatatttttatcattacgAATGTCCAGTCTGGGTAAGGAGTGAGCTGTGACGCTGCTTTTGTTTTCTGctagattttgtgtttgatgtgAAACAAATGAAGCAAAGTGtttgataacaaaataaaattgtattttatactGCGGAagtaactaaaaaattaagttttaaatgtAGTTTATGTGAAGTagtttttacatgattttttaataaaattttattaaaaattttaaaatttatttatttttacgtttcaaaaacgcttttgagaaaaattgaaatttttttattttttttacttcaaattaatattttttggtgttttcagatcattttgatgcgctgatatcaaaaataatttttaaaaaataaaaaaatattattttaatacatttccaagtaaaaaacactttaaaaagtaactgtaaccacactctcaaacacaactataaacattttaataatatgtttttttgctatatataaactttaaccataatttttattaattacatgtaaattcaactaattttaaaatttattttaaaaaaattataatcataaaagcCTTACACTTAGACTTGGCATGGTCACGAGTTGCATGCGTTTTGTTTTGTGCTTtcataatacaaataattactTCCTAGCCTAGATGATGACGTAGGGAGCATGCTTTGTTTGGCTACTATGAAGTTTCCTTGGGCAATATCAGGTCTGGTTTGTATGATAGAGGCAGAGTGTTTTGATTCTTCATTTTGATCTTTCAAAAAGACAAAGGAGtatttagttttgtttatgGGTCAGGCTTTTCAAagactttctttttaaaaaacaacgtgGGCTGCATGTTATGCTTAGGGAAGGCTGggctatttgttttcttaagccCATTCGTTTCTTTCGGACCAGGCATGTGCTGGTTTTGGTTACGGCTAGAGAGCCCAGCCCGCGTGGCTGGCTAAGTTTTAAAAGTCTTAAGATCATGTTTGGCCTCACATAAATTTGTCATAAAAAATGCAATTTCTTGGGTTGTTAAACGTTAGTTTGGCTTACACATCCCAAAAAAATTTTCAAGCCTtgtatttctgttttttttttttttttttgcaaaacatTAGCCTtcgtaaaaatttattttaataattacgtaaaagctcaaaaaaatttcatagaaaCTATTTAAAATGCATTGGCACATAAACACGGCAAACTAGGATTTAATCCATGGGACATGGGCCTAGAGATCCATATAATAGGAGTccatacattaattaatttgatgaaatggCTTAGTAAATATGGGTTAGAGGAGAGAGCTTTAAttataatgattaatttttaattaatttcaattacttTAATTCCTGTAAGATCCCATTCTTCAGGAGATAGGCTTGGCCAGCTCTATTTGGAACTGCGTTACAGGAGtgtcattaaaatttatttattttttatttaaaattaatttttttatattttaattattttgatgtgttaatattaaaaataaaaaaatatttattttaatatatttttaaaaaaaaatttatgcttCTAGAAGAGAAAAATCCTTAACGCGGTCATCTTAATTCCTAGGAGAAAATGCCAATACTTTGACATCGCGGGTCGAACTTTGAATTGGTGACAGCCTTTGCTTCTTTGAACAAATCGATCAAATTATTCAAAGAAATGCCAAATGTCACAGCACGATAGGTCTTGGAATCTTCCCATGCATGTAAGAAGCCGCCATTGACGAAAATATTTCCAAATATGTTCTTGTTTTAACCAACCCTACCTCCTGCTTCATGTCTACATTATAAAATTTAAGCAGCTAGCTAGCCAAGTCCTGAAGAGATAAATCTTCATATACCAAATAAGTATTTCCAGAGGGAATCAGATTTTGATTTCAGTAATGAGTTACTACAACAATCAGTATCAAGCTCCTGGAGGTGATTCAATTTATGTTCAGATCTTTGAAAATTAGCCTTTCCTTTATGATTGTGTGATTTATCAAGAAAGTTGATCAATTTATAGTTACtgtattgatgatttttcagGTATGTATGCTCCACCACCACCAGGTTCATATAATCCACCAAACCACCAGGTGTATCCTCCTCCACCACAATCTTATCCACCACCAATCCAAGGGTACCCTCAAGGCCATTACGTTGCGCCACCTCCGATGGGTTACCCTATGAAAAATGGTCCTCAATACCCCCAACAGCCACCTCCTCCTCCAGAAACTAAGCACAGGGGTGATGGATTTTGCAGTGGatggtaattaaaattttaattttctttctcttaattaatttgaatctaAATAAGTATTCACagtttttacttatttatttatttatttattttcctttgtgACACAGTTGTGCTGCCTTATGTTGCTGCTGCCTCTTGGACATGTGCTTTTAGGGACTACGAGTGATAGCTTTTATTTATCTCCCTTGTGTTTCTTTCTTGTGGGaaattatcattctttttttttttttcatgtgatatGTATTATTTATCCacacaataatatttattaaaaaaatttacgtgctctttaatatttttctcccAAGTGCATTCTAATCCCAATACGAACCTGCTCAATAAGTAatttacataattatataaattatatcttaacattttattaaataatttaattttttaaattaaaataatttttttttatcaaagtctAAATGATAAACTAGTCAAAAGTTTGAATCTTGATAATGATGAACTTGTAAGAACTTCAAGTTCAAATGAATTTCACTTgcttctaattaaaataaattaataatacataATAGTACTTTGATATAAATTCtaagtttaaagattttttacttttgaaaatatattaaaaaataatataaattatattttaatatttttagaatcaAGATAACATTTAAATTTCAGGTTTAAAGAGTTCTAATGTTATGTAGGTTTTTGAGAATGTAAATAGCTAATTTAACGACTTGAATTGGCACATATATAAAGGAGACACACGAGAACTTTCAAAATGTATAGTAATGTAGATTTCAAAGGtataacaaatttaataaatgaaGGCAAGTGTACAAATTCATGAAAGAAATCTTGTTCCCAAGTTGAGAGCAATTCAAAGAACTAGAGTGGTATATAGTTTCTACAAGAATGGACGCTAGTTTCAGTTCTTAATGGAATCATGTTGTTTCCTTTTTgttgatgaacaaaaaaaagaatgctGCTTCCTATTAGTCAAGCCATTGGAGGAGATCTGTGGTATGCTGGTACCATTACAGGGAAG
It encodes:
- the LOC18105960 gene encoding protein CYSTEINE-RICH TRANSMEMBRANE MODULE 4, with translation MSYYNNQYQAPGGMYAPPPPGSYNPPNHQVYPPPPQSYPPPIQGYPQGHYVAPPPMGYPMKNGPQYPQQPPPPPETKHRGDGFCSGCCAALCCCCLLDMCF